A region of Thermococcus barossii DNA encodes the following proteins:
- a CDS encoding AI-2E family transporter — protein sequence MKAERLAWAITVLIIAYITWRAISPLITPIFFGLILAYAAYPIHRRLVPKLGEVHSAVLLTVGMLGLGGVVTFELLMISVQVAASFYQSVVDFFRWLMTQPLPPEVLDFLQNFFNQLIPRLSEYLSRQAFSLPMYLLQLVVFLFTFYYALANAHEIAEEIRLAIPDKNRRLGEEILESLNKTLGALVRAWLVLNVIKGILMTFGFLLFGVSDLYTAIVAGFLTFIFSFVPLFEGWMIWLIAAAYFAKEAMYLHAIGIAVYGFLLVSPMPDYTIRPMMVAKDADLDETLVFIGMIGGTWAMGVKGLIIGPIVLNLLLVLLKEWKRVISGKEPSRRPSPSPSKPSPHPGG from the coding sequence ATGAAGGCGGAGAGACTTGCCTGGGCTATCACAGTGCTCATAATAGCATACATAACTTGGAGGGCCATCAGCCCACTGATAACCCCGATATTCTTCGGCCTGATTTTAGCATATGCCGCCTATCCCATACACAGGCGACTTGTCCCCAAACTCGGCGAGGTCCACTCCGCTGTGCTCCTCACGGTGGGAATGCTGGGCCTTGGTGGTGTGGTGACCTTCGAGCTTCTGATGATATCCGTCCAGGTCGCTGCGTCCTTCTACCAGAGCGTTGTTGATTTCTTCAGGTGGCTCATGACCCAGCCACTGCCGCCAGAGGTTCTCGATTTCCTCCAGAACTTCTTCAACCAGCTCATCCCGAGGTTGTCGGAATACCTGTCAAGGCAGGCCTTCTCCCTCCCCATGTACCTCCTCCAGCTGGTCGTATTCCTCTTCACCTTCTACTATGCCCTCGCCAACGCCCATGAGATAGCGGAGGAGATAAGGCTGGCGATTCCAGACAAGAACCGCCGGCTGGGCGAGGAGATACTCGAGAGCCTAAACAAGACCCTCGGGGCACTGGTAAGGGCCTGGCTGGTTCTGAACGTCATAAAGGGTATCCTGATGACCTTTGGCTTTCTCCTCTTCGGGGTCTCCGATTTGTACACCGCGATAGTGGCCGGCTTCCTGACCTTCATCTTCTCCTTCGTCCCGCTCTTCGAGGGCTGGATGATATGGCTCATCGCGGCCGCGTACTTCGCCAAGGAGGCCATGTACCTCCACGCGATAGGGATAGCGGTTTACGGCTTTCTCCTGGTCTCCCCGATGCCGGACTACACCATAAGACCGATGATGGTGGCGAAAGACGCGGACCTTGACGAGACCCTCGTCTTCATAGGGATGATAGGCGGAACCTGGGCCATGGGAGTAAAGGGCCTCATAATCGGTCCGATAGTGCTCAACCTTCTCCTGGTCCTCCTAAAAGAATGGAAGAGGGTCATATCAGGTAAAGAACCTTCACGCCGGCCCTCTCCATCTCCCTCAAAGCCCTCTCCTCATCCTGGGGGTTGA
- a CDS encoding DUF4152 family protein, whose protein sequence is MRIVAADTGGALLTEDYEPVGLIATAAVLVERPYRTATLSRARYADPFNYDMSGRQAIRDEALLAVELARETKPDVVHLDSTIGGIEVRKLDEPTIEALTITDRGKEVWRDLVKDLQPLAKKLWEETGIEIIAIGKSSVPVRMAEIYSGLYTAKWAIEYARENGKATVGLPRYMKVEIRPGKIYGESLDPREGGLFGEINAETEGIGWELYPNPLVRRYMVLEVWRE, encoded by the coding sequence ATGAGAATAGTCGCCGCTGACACGGGTGGAGCACTTCTCACCGAGGACTACGAGCCGGTTGGGCTTATAGCGACGGCCGCTGTGCTCGTGGAGAGGCCCTACCGGACGGCAACCCTGAGCAGGGCCAGGTACGCTGATCCGTTCAACTACGACATGAGCGGCAGGCAGGCCATTCGGGACGAGGCTCTGCTCGCGGTGGAGCTCGCTAGGGAGACAAAGCCTGATGTCGTTCACCTCGACTCGACTATAGGTGGTATTGAGGTCAGGAAGCTCGATGAGCCGACCATAGAGGCCCTGACGATAACCGACCGCGGGAAGGAGGTCTGGAGAGACTTGGTCAAGGACCTTCAGCCCCTGGCAAAGAAGCTCTGGGAGGAGACTGGAATTGAAATCATAGCCATCGGCAAGTCCAGCGTCCCGGTGAGGATGGCGGAGATATACTCCGGGCTATACACGGCAAAGTGGGCCATCGAGTACGCGCGGGAGAACGGGAAGGCCACCGTCGGACTGCCGAGGTACATGAAAGTTGAAATCCGTCCTGGAAAAATCTACGGGGAAAGCTTGGACCCCCGCGAGGGCGGCCTATTCGGTGAAATAAATGCTGAAACCGAGGGAATCGGCTGGGAGCTGTACCCCAATCCTCTCGTGAGGCGTTACATGGTTCTTGAAGTGTGGAGGGAGTGA
- the iorA gene encoding indolepyruvate ferredoxin oxidoreductase subunit alpha, protein MEAIKAYPSDSIEVKARKREKKLLMGNEAIAYGALESGVVFATGYPGTPSTEVIETIARLKPEVFAEWAPNEKVALEEATGVAYTGLRALVTMKCVGLNVAADPLMSLAYSGVEGGLVILVADDPGPHTSQTEQDDRYYGKLSLLPVLEPADPQEAHDLIIYAYELSERYKVPVIFRTTTRVNHTTADVEVGEFIELNRKPVFKKDIERYVRASMEGNRRRHKWLNETLAKIEEEFNALEFNRVEGSGRVGIIVEGAPYNYVREVLPKLDGDFKVLKLSTPHPLPRKLVVEFLKSVDFAIVIEDGAPFLEEEVKIAAYEAGLNVPIYGKRTGHLPLEGELTPSLVRNALLRLTGESEETYEKPEEVKLAESLAPKRPPVMCPGCPHRGSYRAALDALRDLKLGRYSVPIHGDIGCYALSLLPPLEAIWTEFVMGASISLANGQSVVMDKKIIATIGDSTFFHNGIQPLVDAVYKNLNVLVMILDNRTTAMTGHQPHPGTGGSETGRKFNEIDIEALVKALGVKYVKTVDPYDLKATREAIKEAMRVEGPAVIIAKQECVIPVIRRGEIGEIPLVIEDKCTGCKACILLTGCPALVYDPETNKVRIDNLLCTGCGVCNQTCPFDAIKFPSELEKGA, encoded by the coding sequence GTGGAAGCGATTAAGGCTTATCCTTCTGATTCAATCGAAGTGAAGGCCAGAAAGAGGGAAAAGAAGCTTCTCATGGGCAATGAAGCTATAGCTTACGGTGCCCTCGAAAGCGGTGTTGTCTTTGCGACAGGCTACCCTGGAACCCCATCAACAGAGGTCATCGAGACCATCGCAAGGCTCAAGCCCGAGGTCTTCGCCGAGTGGGCGCCCAACGAGAAGGTGGCTTTAGAGGAGGCCACAGGAGTTGCCTACACCGGATTAAGAGCCCTCGTGACTATGAAGTGCGTCGGCCTTAACGTCGCGGCCGACCCGCTGATGAGCCTGGCCTATTCTGGCGTCGAAGGTGGTTTGGTCATTCTCGTGGCAGACGATCCCGGCCCGCACACCAGCCAGACAGAGCAGGACGACCGCTACTACGGCAAGCTCTCGCTCCTGCCGGTTCTCGAACCTGCTGACCCCCAGGAGGCCCACGACCTGATAATCTACGCCTACGAGCTGAGCGAGCGCTATAAGGTTCCGGTAATATTCCGCACGACGACGAGGGTGAACCACACAACAGCTGACGTCGAGGTTGGCGAGTTCATCGAGCTAAACCGGAAGCCGGTCTTCAAGAAGGACATAGAGCGCTACGTCAGGGCCAGCATGGAGGGCAACAGGAGGAGGCATAAGTGGCTCAACGAAACGCTGGCTAAGATAGAGGAGGAGTTCAACGCGTTGGAATTCAACCGGGTCGAGGGGAGCGGTAGGGTTGGGATAATCGTCGAGGGGGCGCCGTACAACTACGTGCGCGAGGTTCTACCCAAGCTCGACGGCGACTTCAAGGTTCTCAAGCTCTCAACGCCCCATCCGCTCCCGAGGAAGCTCGTCGTGGAGTTCCTTAAGAGTGTGGACTTCGCGATAGTTATAGAGGACGGCGCGCCCTTCCTTGAGGAGGAAGTCAAGATTGCCGCCTACGAGGCCGGCCTGAACGTGCCGATATACGGCAAGAGGACCGGCCATCTGCCACTTGAGGGAGAGCTGACGCCTTCACTGGTCAGGAACGCCCTGCTGAGGCTCACCGGTGAAAGCGAGGAGACCTATGAGAAGCCGGAGGAGGTAAAGCTCGCCGAAAGCCTCGCCCCGAAGAGGCCTCCTGTTATGTGCCCGGGCTGTCCCCACAGGGGGAGCTACCGCGCCGCCTTGGACGCGCTGAGGGACCTAAAGCTCGGCCGCTACTCGGTTCCGATACACGGGGACATAGGCTGCTACGCCCTCTCGCTCCTCCCGCCGCTTGAAGCCATCTGGACCGAGTTCGTCATGGGCGCTAGCATAAGCCTTGCCAACGGCCAGAGCGTCGTGATGGACAAGAAGATAATCGCCACGATAGGCGACTCGACCTTCTTCCACAACGGAATCCAGCCGCTGGTTGATGCCGTCTACAAGAACCTGAACGTTCTCGTCATGATACTCGACAACAGGACAACGGCCATGACCGGCCACCAGCCGCACCCCGGAACCGGCGGGAGCGAAACCGGCAGGAAGTTCAACGAGATTGACATCGAGGCGCTGGTCAAGGCGTTGGGAGTGAAGTACGTCAAGACCGTCGATCCCTACGACCTCAAGGCAACGAGGGAAGCAATAAAGGAGGCCATGCGAGTCGAGGGACCGGCGGTGATAATAGCAAAGCAGGAGTGCGTCATCCCGGTCATAAGGCGCGGGGAGATAGGGGAGATACCGCTCGTCATCGAGGACAAGTGCACAGGCTGCAAGGCGTGCATACTCCTCACCGGCTGTCCCGCCCTAGTCTACGACCCGGAGACGAACAAGGTGCGCATTGACAACCTGCTCTGCACTGGCTGCGGCGTCTGCAACCAGACGTGTCCGTTCGATGCTATCAAGTTCCCGAGCGAGCTGGAGAAGGGGGCTTAA
- a CDS encoding nucleotide pyrophosphohydrolase, whose amino-acid sequence MNFRELEEKLVEFRDARGWAKYHTPKNLAISAAVELGELLEHFQWESDGEILEAVKDPAKREAIADEIADVVIYLTLLAHELGIDLDEALKLKLRKNGEKYPAPERPP is encoded by the coding sequence GTGAACTTCAGGGAGCTTGAGGAAAAGCTTGTCGAGTTCAGAGACGCCAGGGGCTGGGCGAAGTATCACACGCCCAAAAACCTCGCCATCTCGGCGGCGGTTGAGCTGGGCGAGCTTCTGGAGCACTTCCAGTGGGAGAGCGATGGGGAGATACTCGAAGCTGTGAAAGACCCGGCCAAAAGGGAAGCCATAGCGGACGAGATAGCCGATGTCGTCATCTACCTAACACTTCTCGCCCACGAGCTCGGCATAGACCTCGATGAGGCACTTAAGCTGAAACTGAGGAAGAACGGGGAGAAGTATCCAGCTCCCGAAAGGCCTCCCTGA
- a CDS encoding HIT family protein, whose amino-acid sequence MECPFCRPKIDVLLYEDKLIRILIDSYPANRGHLLVVPRRHVESWWELSGEEKEALLRGMELAMEKLAQVLKPDGFNVGINLGRAAGQTVPHLHVHVIPRWEGDSRNPRGGVRKAVLDLEDENLSLKERWIKNRMREEELNALREAFRELDTSPRSSSVSA is encoded by the coding sequence ATGGAGTGTCCGTTCTGCAGGCCGAAGATTGATGTTCTCCTGTACGAGGACAAGCTGATAAGGATACTAATCGACTCGTATCCAGCGAACAGGGGGCACCTGCTCGTCGTCCCCAGGAGACACGTTGAGAGCTGGTGGGAGCTTAGCGGTGAGGAGAAGGAGGCACTGCTGAGGGGAATGGAACTGGCGATGGAGAAGCTGGCCCAGGTACTGAAGCCCGACGGGTTCAACGTCGGAATAAACCTGGGCAGGGCCGCCGGCCAGACCGTTCCGCACCTGCACGTCCACGTGATTCCCCGCTGGGAAGGGGACAGCAGGAACCCTCGCGGTGGCGTGAGAAAGGCCGTCCTCGATTTGGAGGACGAGAACCTGAGCCTGAAGGAGCGCTGGATAAAGAACAGGATGAGGGAAGAGGAACTAAACGCCCTCAGGGAGGCCTTTCGGGAGCTGGATACTTCTCCCCGTTCTTCCTCAGTTTCAGCTTAA
- the psmA gene encoding archaeal proteasome endopeptidase complex subunit alpha, which produces MAFVPPQAGYDRAITVFSPDGRLFQVNYAREAVKRGATAVGVKWKEGVVLAVEKRITSKLIEPSSYEKIFQIDDHIAAAPSGIIADARVLVDRARLEAQIYRLTYGEPVPLTVLVKKICDLKQAHTQYGGVRPFGAALLMAGVNDKPELYETDPSGAYFEWKAVAIGSGRNTAMAIFEEHYTDDIDMEGAVKLAIMALAKTLEEPSPDSIEVAYITMEDKRWKKLGKEEVAKYLDEILEEVKEEEVEEKEEDYSELDSNY; this is translated from the coding sequence ATGGCGTTTGTACCACCGCAGGCAGGTTACGACAGGGCCATTACTGTTTTCAGCCCTGACGGAAGGCTCTTCCAGGTAAACTACGCACGGGAGGCCGTTAAGAGGGGAGCAACTGCAGTGGGTGTTAAGTGGAAGGAGGGTGTAGTTCTCGCGGTTGAGAAGAGGATAACGAGCAAGCTCATAGAGCCGAGCAGCTACGAGAAGATTTTCCAGATTGACGACCACATAGCGGCCGCTCCGAGCGGTATAATCGCCGATGCAAGGGTTCTCGTTGACAGGGCCCGGCTGGAGGCCCAGATTTACCGCCTGACCTACGGCGAACCCGTTCCGCTCACCGTTCTGGTGAAGAAGATTTGCGACCTTAAACAGGCTCACACCCAGTACGGCGGTGTGAGACCCTTCGGTGCCGCCCTCCTCATGGCCGGCGTCAACGACAAACCGGAGCTCTATGAGACCGACCCCAGCGGGGCCTACTTCGAGTGGAAGGCAGTCGCCATAGGTAGCGGCAGGAACACGGCGATGGCCATCTTCGAGGAGCACTACACCGACGACATAGACATGGAGGGTGCGGTGAAGCTCGCCATAATGGCCCTCGCGAAGACCCTTGAGGAGCCGAGCCCGGACAGCATAGAGGTTGCCTACATAACCATGGAGGACAAGCGCTGGAAGAAGCTCGGCAAGGAGGAAGTCGCCAAGTACCTCGATGAAATCCTTGAAGAGGTCAAGGAAGAGGAAGTTGAAGAGAAGGAAGAGGACTACTCCGAACTGGACAGCAACTACTGA
- a CDS encoding ribosome assembly factor SBDS, translating to MPISVDKAVIARLKTHGETFEILVDPYLARDFKEGKEVPIEEILATPYVFKDAHKGDKASEHEMEKIFGTSDPYEVAKIILRKGEVQLTAEQRRQMLEDKRRYIATIIHRHAVDPRTGYPHPVDRILRAMEEAGVHIDLFKDAEAQVPGVIKAIRPLLPIKMELKVIAVKIPGDYVGKAYGEVRKFGTIKREEWASDGSWLFLIEIPGGIEDEFYEKLNALTKGNAVTKLIERKGL from the coding sequence ATGCCCATAAGCGTTGATAAAGCCGTCATCGCCCGTCTGAAGACGCACGGCGAGACCTTCGAGATACTCGTTGACCCCTACCTCGCGAGGGACTTCAAGGAGGGCAAGGAGGTTCCGATAGAAGAGATCCTTGCCACCCCCTACGTTTTCAAGGACGCCCACAAGGGCGACAAGGCGAGCGAGCACGAGATGGAGAAGATATTCGGCACCAGCGACCCCTACGAGGTGGCAAAGATAATCCTCCGTAAGGGAGAGGTTCAGCTCACCGCAGAGCAGAGGAGGCAGATGCTCGAAGATAAGAGGCGCTACATAGCGACGATTATTCACAGGCACGCCGTTGACCCGAGAACAGGCTATCCCCACCCGGTTGATAGAATCCTCCGCGCGATGGAGGAAGCCGGGGTCCACATAGACCTCTTCAAGGACGCCGAGGCGCAGGTTCCCGGGGTTATCAAGGCGATAAGGCCCCTTCTCCCGATAAAGATGGAGCTTAAGGTCATAGCCGTCAAGATACCCGGTGACTACGTCGGCAAGGCCTACGGGGAGGTGCGGAAGTTCGGAACGATAAAGCGCGAGGAGTGGGCCAGCGACGGCTCGTGGCTGTTCCTTATCGAGATTCCTGGAGGAATTGAGGACGAGTTTTATGAGAAGCTTAACGCCCTCACGAAGGGCAACGCTGTAACTAAACTGATAGAGAGGAAGGGACTATGA
- the rrp4 gene encoding exosome complex RNA-binding protein Rrp4 → MRRIFVKNRELVVPGTLLAQGPFKSGRGTFREGNRIYSTVVGLVEIRGDSIRVIPLEGPYIPEVGDNVLGKITDVRFSNWSVDIGAPYEANLRVQDAVEERIDILKTDLRKIFDIGDIIYARIKAYNEINQIDLTTKGMPFKGGPLRGGQIVKITPSKVPRLIGKGGSMINLIKKLTGTRIIVGQNGWVWVSGRNDELEKLAIEAILKVDRESHTQGLTDRVKELLMTRLQELKERGVVEEIPKIEEQTAGEGEGE, encoded by the coding sequence ATGAGACGGATTTTTGTAAAGAATAGGGAACTGGTGGTCCCGGGCACTTTGCTTGCCCAGGGGCCGTTTAAGAGCGGAAGAGGGACTTTCAGGGAAGGCAACAGAATATACTCCACGGTCGTTGGACTGGTTGAGATAAGGGGAGACTCCATAAGGGTGATACCCCTCGAAGGACCGTACATCCCAGAGGTGGGCGACAACGTTCTCGGTAAGATAACCGACGTTAGGTTCTCCAACTGGAGCGTGGACATAGGGGCACCCTACGAGGCCAACCTGCGCGTCCAGGACGCGGTGGAGGAGCGCATAGACATACTGAAGACGGATCTGAGGAAGATATTCGACATTGGCGACATAATCTACGCCAGGATAAAGGCGTACAACGAGATAAACCAGATAGACCTGACGACGAAGGGCATGCCCTTCAAGGGTGGCCCGCTCAGGGGAGGGCAGATAGTGAAGATAACCCCCTCCAAGGTGCCGAGGCTCATCGGCAAGGGCGGTTCGATGATAAACCTCATCAAGAAGCTGACCGGGACGAGGATAATAGTCGGCCAGAACGGCTGGGTCTGGGTCAGCGGGAGAAACGATGAACTTGAGAAGCTCGCGATTGAGGCGATACTCAAGGTGGACAGGGAGAGCCATACCCAGGGACTGACCGACAGGGTCAAGGAACTCCTCATGACCAGGCTCCAGGAGCTCAAGGAGAGGGGAGTCGTTGAGGAGATACCCAAGATTGAAGAGCAAACTGCTGGAGAGGGTGAAGGAGAATGA
- the rrp41 gene encoding exosome complex exonuclease Rrp41 has product MMGKPEGLKLIDENGRRIDGRKKYELRPIKMEVGVLKNADGSAYVEWGKNKVLAAVYGPREIHPKHLQRPDRAILRVRYNMAPFSVEERKKPGPDRRSVEISKVIRGALEPALILEMFPRTAIDIFIEVLQADAGTRVAGITAASLALADAGVPMRDLVAACAAGKIEGEIVLDLNKDEDNYGEADVPVAIMPLKNDITLLQMDGYLTREEFVEAVKLAIKGAKAVYQKQREALKVKYLKIAEEVGGGD; this is encoded by the coding sequence ATGATGGGCAAGCCAGAGGGTTTAAAGCTCATAGATGAGAACGGGAGAAGGATAGACGGTAGAAAGAAGTACGAACTCCGGCCTATAAAGATGGAAGTCGGCGTGCTGAAGAACGCCGACGGTTCTGCCTACGTTGAATGGGGCAAGAACAAGGTTCTCGCCGCCGTTTACGGGCCGAGGGAAATTCATCCCAAGCACCTTCAGAGGCCGGACAGGGCAATCCTGCGCGTCCGCTACAACATGGCACCCTTCAGCGTGGAGGAGCGCAAGAAGCCCGGTCCGGACAGGAGGAGCGTTGAGATAAGCAAGGTCATAAGGGGCGCGCTTGAACCGGCGCTTATCCTTGAGATGTTCCCCAGGACTGCCATAGACATCTTCATCGAAGTCCTTCAGGCCGACGCCGGAACGAGGGTTGCCGGTATAACCGCCGCATCTCTGGCCCTGGCCGATGCGGGCGTTCCGATGAGGGACCTCGTGGCGGCGTGCGCCGCGGGGAAGATAGAGGGCGAAATAGTCCTCGACCTCAACAAGGACGAGGACAACTACGGTGAAGCAGATGTGCCTGTTGCGATAATGCCCCTCAAGAACGATATAACGCTCCTTCAGATGGATGGCTATCTCACCAGAGAGGAGTTTGTTGAGGCGGTGAAGCTGGCAATCAAGGGGGCAAAGGCAGTCTACCAGAAGCAGCGCGAGGCGCTGAAGGTCAAGTATCTCAAGATAGCGGAGGAGGTCGGTGGAGGTGACTGA
- the rrp42 gene encoding exosome complex protein Rrp42 codes for MEVMASIMRDHILSLLKEGRRIDGRGLEDYRDLEVRVNVIEKAEGSAWVRLGNTQVLVGIKVDMGEPFPDLPEKGVITTNVELVPLASPSFEPGPPDENAIELARVVDRGIRESQAVELEKLVIVPGKLVRVVFIDVHVLDHDGNLLDASGIGAIAALLSTKMPKVVYDEENDEVQVLDEYEPLPVSRVPIPVTIAKIGGNLLADPNLDEERVMDGRITITTDENGMISSVQKSEGGSFKLEEVMYAVDLALKKAAEIREKVLEAVGAE; via the coding sequence ATGGAAGTGATGGCCAGCATAATGCGCGACCACATCCTGAGCCTTCTTAAGGAGGGCAGGCGCATAGACGGCCGCGGTCTTGAGGACTATCGCGACCTTGAGGTCAGGGTCAACGTCATTGAAAAGGCCGAGGGCTCGGCGTGGGTGAGGCTCGGCAACACCCAGGTTCTCGTCGGCATAAAGGTGGACATGGGCGAGCCGTTCCCGGACCTTCCTGAGAAGGGCGTCATAACGACCAACGTCGAGCTCGTGCCTCTCGCCTCCCCGAGCTTTGAACCCGGCCCGCCCGACGAGAATGCCATAGAGCTGGCGCGTGTCGTGGACAGGGGTATAAGGGAGAGTCAAGCTGTGGAGCTTGAGAAGCTGGTCATAGTCCCTGGCAAGCTCGTCCGTGTAGTCTTCATAGACGTCCACGTCCTTGACCACGACGGAAACCTGCTGGACGCCAGTGGAATCGGTGCCATCGCCGCCCTTCTGAGCACGAAGATGCCGAAGGTCGTCTACGACGAGGAGAACGACGAGGTTCAGGTTCTCGATGAGTACGAGCCGCTTCCGGTGAGCAGGGTGCCGATTCCCGTGACAATAGCCAAAATCGGCGGCAACCTCCTTGCCGACCCCAACCTCGACGAGGAGCGCGTCATGGACGGCAGGATAACCATAACCACCGACGAGAACGGCATGATTTCCTCGGTTCAGAAGAGCGAGGGCGGCAGCTTTAAGCTTGAGGAGGTTATGTACGCGGTTGACCTTGCCCTGAAGAAGGCCGCTGAGATCAGGGAGAAGGTTCTTGAGGCCGTAGGGGCCGAGTGA
- a CDS encoding cell division protein SepF yields the protein MGLFDSLKKKDEKAKKKPSAAIKKEVAPRRDIDVIPLEEDVLAKEIVKPQVRYLKKIVVTSYADLERISEELQNGNIILVDLTPLEVKPEVLEKVAEQIKGMVSALGGQAAKICKHEIKLILVPSDIRIAK from the coding sequence ATGGGATTGTTTGACAGCCTTAAAAAGAAGGACGAAAAGGCCAAGAAGAAGCCGTCCGCGGCGATTAAAAAGGAGGTTGCTCCTAGGCGTGATATCGATGTCATCCCTCTCGAGGAGGATGTTCTTGCTAAGGAGATTGTCAAGCCCCAGGTCAGGTACCTCAAGAAGATCGTCGTTACCAGCTATGCCGACCTCGAGAGAATCTCCGAGGAGCTCCAGAACGGCAACATAATCCTAGTCGACCTCACACCGCTGGAGGTCAAACCGGAGGTTCTCGAAAAGGTTGCGGAGCAGATAAAGGGAATGGTCAGCGCCCTCGGTGGACAGGCCGCTAAAATCTGCAAGCACGAGATAAAGCTGATTCTCGTCCCGTCAGACATAAGGATCGCCAAGTGA
- a CDS encoding ZPR1 zinc finger domain-containing protein — protein MTEREGEIQEIRLGDCPICGGKGTLKAIQYVHDIPYFGKVMESTIICERCGYRNADVMILEDRPPKLYTVKVENEKDLFTRVVRSKSGTIELEEIGVKIEPGPAAEGFVSNVEGVLERVRETLIMAKHFRQSEGDEEAVRKADEILEYIEEVKAGKKPLTVKIADPLGNSALIGEKVKSRLLSEEEIKKLSLGPYKIVEPEEAGEGE, from the coding sequence ATGACCGAGAGGGAAGGAGAGATTCAGGAGATTCGCCTTGGAGACTGTCCGATTTGCGGTGGCAAGGGCACGCTCAAGGCTATTCAATACGTTCACGACATCCCCTACTTTGGAAAGGTCATGGAGAGCACCATAATCTGCGAGCGCTGTGGTTATAGAAACGCGGATGTCATGATACTCGAGGACAGGCCGCCCAAGCTCTACACGGTTAAGGTGGAGAACGAGAAGGACCTCTTCACCCGCGTGGTGAGGAGCAAGAGCGGGACGATAGAGCTGGAGGAAATAGGCGTCAAGATAGAGCCAGGGCCAGCAGCGGAGGGCTTTGTCAGCAACGTCGAGGGAGTGCTTGAAAGGGTCAGGGAGACCCTCATAATGGCGAAGCATTTCCGGCAGAGTGAGGGTGATGAGGAAGCGGTTAGAAAGGCCGACGAGATACTGGAGTACATAGAAGAGGTAAAGGCCGGAAAGAAGCCCCTGACGGTCAAGATAGCCGACCCGCTGGGCAACAGTGCCCTCATAGGTGAGAAGGTGAAGAGCAGGCTTTTGAGCGAGGAGGAAATAAAAAAGCTCAGCCTCGGGCCATATAAGATAGTTGAACCTGAGGAAGCGGGGGAGGGAGAATAG
- a CDS encoding ASCH domain-containing protein gives MEHVIALHQVYAELIFRGLKTVELRKARAFSEGDMVFLYVARGNPYELRDTLRRLGLHEEQTLTRRGTIAGGFEVGEVMRADLDTLWEMTKDTSGLALVHGENGKKWLGEYIREYGYAFTIERPFLFKEPMSREEMKERYGVHVEGIIHLSRKTRKPWVRALIEDLLAREAVYL, from the coding sequence ATGGAGCACGTGATAGCGCTCCACCAGGTCTACGCCGAGCTCATCTTCCGCGGACTGAAAACGGTCGAGCTGAGGAAGGCGAGGGCGTTCAGCGAGGGGGACATGGTTTTCCTCTACGTGGCGAGGGGCAACCCCTACGAGCTTAGGGACACCCTGAGGAGGCTCGGCCTCCACGAGGAGCAGACGCTCACCAGGAGGGGCACCATAGCGGGGGGCTTCGAGGTCGGTGAGGTCATGAGGGCTGACCTGGATACGCTCTGGGAGATGACGAAAGATACGAGCGGTCTGGCTTTAGTCCATGGTGAGAACGGCAAGAAGTGGCTGGGCGAGTACATCAGGGAATACGGCTACGCCTTCACGATAGAGAGGCCGTTCCTCTTCAAGGAGCCAATGAGCAGGGAGGAGATGAAGGAGCGCTACGGGGTTCACGTGGAGGGGATAATCCACCTCTCAAGAAAAACGAGGAAGCCCTGGGTAAGGGCTTTGATAGAGGACCTCCTGGCGAGGGAGGCAGTTTATCTCTAA